ATCTGCAAGGAATACGAAAACATCCCAAGCCAAAGGGAACGAGAGGACATCTCTAAGGGATGGGCAAAGACTAAATCAGAAACCTCTGCCAAATGGTCTGCTAACACCATTTTTTTGAAGAACCCGAGTAGGATGAGAAAGGTGGCAAAAAGAATGGGAATCCGAGAAAAATCCAAAGGCCGTCGGATTTGAGGTAAAAAGGATTTCGCCGTGACAATCGGGCCTGCCACAAGTTGCGGAAAGAAGGACAAAAACAAAAGGTAGGAGGAAAACCGTTTTTCTGGCTGTAGTTCCCCTTGATACACATCGACTACGTAGGAGATTGACTGGAATGTATAGAAGGAAATCCCAACAGGCAGTAGCCATTGGCTCCAGAATTGGGCATTCCCAAGGGCAATCCCCGATATAATTGACCAATTTTCAGCAATAAATTGCCCATACTTAAAGAAAAGCAAAATCCCGAGACTGTTCCCAAGAGATAAAAAGAGCCAATAACGACGATTCCGGTTGGTTCCCGAAGCAAAAACCTTCCTTGCGACAAAAAAATCCACAATCGCAATCCAGATGAGTAGTATTAAGTAATAATAATTCCAAAAACCATAAAATATTAGACTAATTATGATCAAATAAACGACTAAACACAATCTCTTCTCAGGGAATTTGTATTCATTTTCTTGCCTATTTTTAGGCATTGAAATTCGCAAGATGTGCCAGGGGAGTAAACTGATTGCGAAAAAAAGGCCAAATAGTGCCGAATTAAATAGCATTTAATTGCTTATTATTGAGCATTATACATTGTACTTGCACTTTACCCCGCAATTGGGACAGGTACAGGTGACTTCTGCTTTGACCCTACGTCCCTGCGCGCCTTCAACTTTCCCCACTGCCACAAATTCAAACTGAACTCCCTCGGGAACAAAATGGCCTGAGCCATATTTTGCAGTCCCTTCGATCACATTCGAGCAGGCGTGGCATTTCACCCTGAGCCGTATTGTTTCCGCCATATACCAGGAAAAGATGAGAAAGGAGGAGGCACTGGCAATCAATATTCCAAATTATGCCAATTTTACAGGGGGATGAGAAAGGGATACACATGACATATTGGCATATAAATAGATGGGTTTTGGCAGTAAAGTAGGCGGAAAAAACGCTGGCCGAACCCTGTGGGTGGCACAGGGAAAAGGCGGTTTTTGCGCCAATTTTTAGCCATAAACGCCGAAATTTCGGCGAATTTTACCAGGCTCTCCTTTTTGATGTGGTTTACTCGGGATCATTTCTCTGACTTCGATCCATTCCCTACGTTTCGGAGCTAGGAAACCAAAGGGAATATCCCTGGATTCGTTTCACACTCTGGCTACGAAGCGACCTGTGGATCCGTAGAGATTCCATTCTCAGATATGCCCGAAAACCGGCAGACGATAAGTCCTTTCTCCAAGTGACATCTCTTCCCTTCTCCCTCGAATGAGAACAGACGGTGAGTTCCAATGAGGCAAGAGCACTGCCGATCCCTCGTCACTTCCTTTTGGGGCCCTATCTGCCGAAAGGTGAGTGCCCAATCAGAGACACTGTTGGCTCCAAACGCCCAAAAACAAACAATGGTTGCCGAGATTTGGTCAACCAGGAAGGGCCGGGGTTTTGTGGCTGCCTCCTCTCTGGCAGATAAAAAACAGGGAATCCAAACGGGATAATTGCCTAATGTTGGGCATTTTTCTTGAACCTGAGATTTTAGTTCCTTTGTTCCTTCCCATCGATTCCCGGAATGGTCCCAAAACCTAAATTTTCTTGGTATT
This Leptospira biflexa serovar Patoc strain 'Patoc 1 (Paris)' DNA region includes the following protein-coding sequences:
- a CDS encoding MBOAT family O-acyltransferase, translating into MLFNSALFGLFFAISLLPWHILRISMPKNRQENEYKFPEKRLCLVVYLIIISLIFYGFWNYYYLILLIWIAIVDFFVARKVFASGTNRNRRYWLFLSLGNSLGILLFFKYGQFIAENWSIISGIALGNAQFWSQWLLPVGISFYTFQSISYVVDVYQGELQPEKRFSSYLLFLSFFPQLVAGPIVTAKSFLPQIRRPLDFSRIPILFATFLILLGFFKKMVLADHLAEVSDLVFAHPLEMSSRSLWLGMFSYSLQIYCDFSGYTDIAQGAALLFGFRLPENFRMPYLSSGFSEFWTRWHISLSQWLKKYLYIPLGGNRMGSLFTYRNLILVMAIGGLWHGASWNFVFWGLGHGSLLVMERWFGKRSLIPQASSLKPLKVVLTFLSVSLLWIFFRSANLEDSLCYLQGLFAKKEGFFLPYRLEMKFVYCFILLSFGHFLGNKIFKENKQLLKRFKEYQNSLGKLAFFAFVAVLSLVLIVLYSAESKPFVYFVF